tccccccaaaataacaaaacagaaGTTGGCATATAAGAATAGATGAAGCAAAGACAAAGAAAAGACAAAGAAGAGCATAGAGGCTGCACAAGGAAAAATAATTCAAGCCATCATTTGTGTATCCCtccaaattaattttattagacTGGCGAAAACTGCTGCTTCATGGGCTGCTCAGAGCACTCCGTATTCCTGCAGAGACTTGATCAGGACAGTGTCTTTTACGTCACTGAAAACCATCCGGATGTTATTGGTGTCCGTTGCACAGGTGAAGTGAGGGTAGATGTTTTTGCACTCCTTTGACTCAGTATTCACAGCCTTCTGTTTATACATCTCTCTGATGTAGGTCTTGGCGTCTTGCGCATCCCGCTGTTTGCCTGAGGGTGGCACCAAACCACAGAGGAGGGGAGGGGTTAGTACAAGCTTGGAAGCTAAGAGCGATTAAACTGGGAGGAGCACATGCAAATTAAAGAGGCGGAACAATGAGGTAAGCGGAGAGAGATAATCTGACTaagcaaacatttttaaaatcactatTGTTAAGAGCTTCTGCTTGAGAATTAATATTTAACCCTTTTAGAGTCAAAACAGCTCAAAGTTCGTTTgtattaaagggacagttcactcaaaaatgaaaatgcttgtCATATACTGaccctgtatgactttctttgatcaaaaataaattgatttcaACGTTTATCTGATCAGATataattgaaattattttatgtattctatgtatataacaaatatttttaatataatattatatataaattacagtatgtatgtacgcactgtatatatactgtatgcatacagtatatatacagggGCACCGCAATGCGACGGCAAAGGGcactttcgcgatcaaaggggcaggggctcaagccccCCTGGCCCCCCCCTTGTGCAcgccactgtatatatatatatatatataaatgaagtgAGGAGTACTGTCTCTATAAATTTAACCACAACATCTATCTTTAAATCTCAAAGATGGACAGATTCCCTATCAGGGAGTCTGTTTGGCGCTCTTTCTGCCTGCACAAAATTGGCTATTTTTTGGTTGCCGTTGGTAACGGGGGTAGAGGTCGAGATATCTAAAGCGATCAAACTGGGGCCATTTGCACAAATAGTGCTCCATATCAGTGCTAAGGAACTATATCTATCCTAAACCattttctgtggaaaaaaaCCTGTTCCAATGGTTCTTTCCTACATACTCCCATCCTAAAGGGCAGGGCAGGTCGGGACCTATCTACTAAGTTTTTAACAAACCCTACTTTCCATACCTCCAAAGCCTGAGAAGTAAGTTTTTAAGTCTGACGTCTTGATCTTTTCCTCCAGGATGTCCATCTTGTTTAGGAAGAGGATGATGGAGGCGCTGGCGAACCACGGCGAGTGGATGGTGGTGTAGAAGAGCGACAAGCTCTCTTTCATGCGGTTCTGGAGCcggagagaaaaaaagttaatcaaatgATAAATACTGCAGGTGCAAGAGAGATTACGCAATTTATCAGTGCTGCATGTGAAGAGAACGAGAAGGAGCATTTCAGGGCATGTGTAAACGTCAAATGATAGAAAGTGGATCTGTCAAGAAATGGCCAGGTCATGTTTCACCTCAgtgtaaacaaaaaatgtgtttgcctaaatacatagttcagtcatgaaactcttcCAAGCAGCTGATTGGTTATCTTAAAGCTGACTGCTTTGGCCAATCGATCTGTTTGTTCTATCTACGTAACCTACTTATTTCCGTCCCGAACTGGCTCAACTAAGTGCATCGCGCCATAGGAATTTTCCTAGCCCTCCACcctccccagcaccacctgcctagatctgctaggGAGTTCTCCCTACTTTCCTTGCAGCAGCCTGCATTCTATTCACCGTATTTATGTGCATGTTTCAGAAGTatacagcagcagtgtagcagatccaGTCCGTGAAGACTAAGCCTATGTACATTTAATTCTTAtcaataaatgctttttaaatctATCCTGAGAGTTgttataattgaaataaaatgaagccTGTTTTTGAATCATTGAGATGTTTTGCATTGTggtattattttcatgacaaataaAACCTGTCAGTAGCCTATTTCAATATGAATCATTACTATTATACTATTATACTATTatacaaagaaaatattatttaaattgtatttgtaAAATCTTGGTATTTCTTGTACTGAATTTAAAGTTgtcatgaaatggaagttgcgattaTCTTTTCTTAAGAAATTTCCCATTTTCATGGTCActttaatttatgatgattttatttttatttaaataatgataatctaatttaatacaatttttccattaatgtaatgcaaaaataaatacattcagttttaaattaaactaaGTATCTCCATTATGCTACTATTTATTgtactgaattttaatttaatttgccatggaaaaaaaaatcatgtgtcTAGACTAGATGATTTTCATAACTGaacaagtgttattttagtattattcatAATGCTAAAGTAATGTTAATATGTACTAtagtatttatatactattatattgtttattaatattttaaattatatatatatatatatatatatatatatatatatatatattttttttttttttttttttttttttttccagttttaaatttatttaagttttagtaattttgttttgtgcttttgtcatttctattagtttttatatatttacctttattttatatcagttttagttttagtaattttagtccTTTGATGTACTAATTTTTGTTTaggttttttaagtttaagtttttcttctaatgtttgtattttatttgatttcagctttatttcaactAACAAACAGTATTATAGTTTGTATATTGTAGTTTTTGTTAACAGTACTGAATTATGTCACAGTGTCACAATGGAAAAATAagttatgtacatttatttgtttcttcGAATTTGCAGTGAAATATGACTCAGGAATCGGGCGAAACTGACCCAAGATATACTAATCAAGGCCATCGATCAGGATGAGAAGGAAGGAGAGAGATACAGACAGATTGGGGGGAGGCTCACCTCCATGTTATTCTCCTCCAGCACCTGGTCATACTCGCTGAGGGAGGCTAAAAATATGAGCGATGTCACATTTTCAAAGCAATGGATCCACTTCCGCCTTTCTGACTTCTGCCCACCAACATCTACAATCCttcggagaaaaaaaaagtggtaaGATTGTTTATTCTTGAAACTTTCTGTCTAAACCAAAAACATTCAACACTAACTGTCAGCCCCTATTGATTTGTTCCTACTTCCTTGCTGTCATATATCAAACCTGTCTACCGCAAAATATACTGGATTGCATCAGGTAATCAACTCACAGAATATTTCTTTGTTAGAAAAatctaatatttttaaaagttcaatACTTGCTGCAACAAGGCTAGAACGTTCACTGAGGCTGTCAAATTTTTAGCTATtgctaagatgttttttttctaggtgGTTGCCAAGCAGAAAGTAAATTTCATTACTGAGCACCACTTTTCTTACAccagggtttcccaaactgaGGTTCGTGAACCCCTGGAGGTTTGTGACAGAACTGCAGGGGGTTTGCTAGTTAATGAAAGGCTAAtaattaaagtcggcatgaaacggaagttgcgagagttttttttcttttctattgtgaatagattaagccaggatgaggccttagtttaattaggacatttaagtagcttttataaatgtgccttagaaaaaacaaacaaacaaaaaaaacattactgatgtgcatcttgagacaaaacaatggcactgacatattttaagatatgccagtgcaagttgctttcagtaaaacagctcaaacatgaattttagcctaggattaagcttaagccttgtctgtgaaaccgggagGAAATATGTTTGCGGTACCTGAGGGTGATCTTCTCCACGCTGAAGGCGTAATCGTTGATGCCTGTGGTGGGGAATCGGACTCGCAACACGTCCTGCGCTGTGGGGATGTAGTCTGGGGCCGCGATACGGTCCAAATTTGTCATATagctaaaaaaaatatgcaacatACTTCAGTGTTACATTTCAGAACTGTGTGAGTGTGATAAAGTGCCATGATGTTTGCCTTTTGCTTTATTGGTGTTTGTGCTTTAGACGGCAGTTTAATTAAACGTCCTGGTTTGTTTGTGCTTCTTATCATGGCCAGGTTTGTAGAACTGAAAACATGATCGGGGAAGCAGGAGGAGAGAATGAGAAGGACATGCAGAGCTGTGTAAAGGAGTGATTAGGTAACGATTAACAAGAACGCTCTGATGTACTTTACAGGAAATTTGCTTAACAATTATGCAGCACTGCCTTCATTTAAAGGGCTTCAGGTGTTAAAGgcattaacaaaaaaacatactacGACAATCCGAGAACTGAAAATATGGTGAAAACATGACTAAAATAAGAGACAAAGCATCAATCATCAATATATGAGAATAGATGGAAATACTGACTGGCTTGGACCGGAATGCTTGTCTAAAGATATAGCTGTATTGCCCTCCAATGGTGCCATTTGGATCTGCACAAACTATTTCAGGGGTTTTTCAGcattatatacataaatatacaaaaattccTTGCTCAGTTTAATTTGGAAATTAaggtgattttttatttttatttttttaaattagacaatattaaattaaactgtTAAAATTCGTACTAATATTATGTGTTAATTTTGATACAG
The DNA window shown above is from Ctenopharyngodon idella isolate HZGC_01 chromosome 10, HZGC01, whole genome shotgun sequence and carries:
- the gna15.1 gene encoding guanine nucleotide-binding protein subunit alpha-15.1 isoform X1, whose amino-acid sequence is MGSCWRWCYTTCTCCLSEEEKNAIVIHNEIKRILADQKKRERKEIKVLLLGTGESGKTTFIKQMRIIHGKGFSEEDRRGYTKMVFQNIFTAMKALTVAMNTLKIPYANPQNEVYGQQFQEVEIRQITHLDRMYVEGIRRLWADAGIKACYGRRREYQLLDSTEYYMTNLDRIAAPDYIPTAQDVLRVRFPTTGINDYAFSVEKITLRIVDVGGQKSERRKWIHCFENVTSLIFLASLSEYDQVLEENNMENRMKESLSLFYTTIHSPWFASASIILFLNKMDILEEKIKTSDLKTYFSGFGGKQRDAQDAKTYIREMYKQKAVNTESKECKNIYPHFTCATDTNNIRMVFSDVKDTVLIKSLQEYGVL